TAGGCGAGAACGACGCCATGTGCGCCCAGTACTCGAACACCCTGCGCTCCTCCAGCGCCCGCCACACCAGACCGGGGTCGTAGGCCCCGAGCCGCGAGTACAGGGTGAACTCGTGGGCCCGGGCGATCACGTTGACCGAGTCGATCTGGAGCGTCCCCATGTTTCGGATCACCCGGAGCACGTGCCCCAGGTTGGGGGCCGCGGGCCGGGGCGAGGCGAGGCCCTGTGCTGCGATGTGGGCCCTGCGGACCTGCGCCCGGCTGAGGCGCCTCACTCGCCGGTGAAGTGCGGGTCGCGCTTCTCGAAGAACGCCGACACGGCCTCGGAGAAGTCCTTCGTCTTGAACATGGGGATCAGTTGGAGCAGCGCCCGGTGGACGTGCTCGCCGTAGTCGTCGGTCCGACCAGCCCGCATCAGGCGCTTGGCGGCTCGGATCGCCTGCGGTGGCATGGCGGCGATCTGGCCGGCGAGCTCGGCGGCGCGGGCCTTGGTGGCGTCGGAGTCGTCAGCCAGCTCGGACACCACACCGGCGGCGAGCGCCTGCTCCCCCGTCATGTCCTCGCCGAGGAAGTAGAACCGGGCCGCCTGCTCCCACCCGACGAGGCGCGGCAGCAGCCAGGTGTCGCCGCTCTCCGGCAGCAGATTGCGTTTGGTCGCCGGCACCAGCCGGGCGGTGCGGGCCATCACCCGGATGTCGGCATTGATCGCCATGCCAACGGCGTATCCGGCGGCGGGGCCGTTGATCGCGGCGATCACCGGCACCTCGATCTCCTGGAGGATCACCGCAGGGGACCGTCGGGCGTCGAAGGTAAAGGCGATGCGGTCGAGCCGATCCACCTGCTGGGCAGCTTCCGCCAGGTCGAGTCCCGACGAGAAGGCATCGCCAGAGCCGGTGAGGACGATGCAGCGCACCTCCGGATCCTCGGCAGCGGCGAGCAGGTGATCGCCGAGCAGGTCGAACATCTCCACGGTGAAGGCGTTACGGCGTTCGGGCCGGTTCATGGTGATCGTCGCCACCTGGTCGGCGACGGTGCTGAGGATGTCGGCCATGCGGGCTCTCCGGGCTGAAGGCGATGGGTAGCCTACCGGCCGATGCTCCGGTTCCTCCGAGCGGCCCGTGACGCCGTGCGCACCGCCTTCGCCCTGGCCGTCGTCGGGGTGATAACGATCATCCTCGGGACCTTCGTGATCGTCCTCGCCTCCTTCTCTCCGAACTCCCGCATCATCCGGCCGACGATGCGGCTGTGGGGGTTCGTGTTCATGAAGGTGTGCGGTGTGGGCTGGGAGGTCGAGGGCATGGGGCATCTCGAAAAGGGCAGGTCATACGTCCTCGTGAGCAACCACCAGTCCAACCTAGACCCCCCGTTCCACATTGCCGTGTTCTCCGAGAAGCTGTCGGTGCGGTTCCTGGCCAAGGCCGAGCTGTTCAAGATCCCGCTGTTCGCCCAGGCGATGCGTCGCATCGGGATCGTCGAGACCGACCGGGCGGCGCATGCCGCTGCCCACCGCAAGATCAACCGGCAGGTGGGGGTGGTGGTCGAGCGCGGCCTGTCGCTGGTGATCTACCCCGAGGGCACACGATCCCGCGACGGCTCGGTGCGGCCGCTCAAGAAGGGGGCGTTCCGTATCGCCATCGACAACAAGATGCCGGTGGTGCCGATCGCCACCGTGGGACTCCATAAAGCCTGGGAGCCGGGCAAGAAGCTGATCCGCGGGGGCCGGGCACGGATGGTGATCCACGAGTCCATCCCAACCGCCTCGATGACCTCGGCCGACATCGACGCCCTGCGCGACCGCGTCGGTGCCGTCATCGCCGACACCCACGCCCGCCTCAACGCCTGACGCCCGGTTTCCTGGGAACTTCTCAGGGGTTTCGATGCTGGGACCGATGTATTCAGGTACCGCTTCAAACGCCAAAGGCCTTAGTGAGTGGTTCATCGACGCAGAGATAGCGGCGATGGAGGAGGGGCGCTACGCCAAGACCCAGAGCCGGAGCATCGTCGCCAGCATGAACGGATACGTCCGGGTGGCCGACTGAGAGTTCGACCACCGGGGAAGGCGCGACCTGGTGGAGCTCTCGCTCTACATGTCAAAGATGCCGATGGGGCGCTATCCGGACGCGCATCGTCGAACGAGGAGCTGCATCTCGCCGAACTCTCCGTCGGCGCGGGGCGCTATCTCCTCCTTCGGGAGGACCGCCGCATCGCATCGACCCTCCCGATGAACTCCTCGGACGTGATCACCGGCGTGCCTCGCCATGGGGACAGTTCGAGCAGATCCTGGTCATTGCTGACGATCATGATCGCCCCCGCCGCGGCAGCGCACTCGAGAATGCGATTGTCCTCGTGGTCCCGGCTGTCGGTGACAACCGTGCCCGGTACCACGACACCACCACCGGATGCCATCGCAATCTCGCCGAGCACCTGCACGTACTCTGCCGCCCTTGAAACCTCCCACCCATAGCCGTCAGGCGGTGCGCCGGTGAGCACGCGAACCACGTTGCTCAGGATGTGCTCGGAGGTGAAGAGAGCGAACTCCCGGGCATCGTTGAGGACACCGATCACCTGGGCGTCGCGGTTGCCTCTGACCGGGGGCGGCGAGGGCCAGGACTGGAACGAATCCGTCCCGGCGACCACCGCCGAGACGAGCACATTGACGTCGACGACCACCGGCCGCGCCGCGAGAGCCGACCCGCCGATCACGCGGGTATCCCGAGCGCCCTCCGGACGACGCTGAGCGGATCCTCCGAGTCCATGCCCGTCTGCTCCGCCATCGACGCTCCGTATGCCTGGAGTTCGGCCAGACGCTGCGCCCGGTCGATCACCTCCATCTGGTGCATGGCGATACGCAGGAACTCGGACCGGTTCCCATCGGCGAACACCTCGGTGAGCCGCTCCAAACGGGATTGATCGTCAGCCGCCACCGAGAATCCGACTGTGGTCGCTCGCTTCATGCAATCAATAGTAAGCGAAATGCACTCGCTGATCAACCCCTCAGTCATACACCCCCACCAGCCAGGACCGCCCGTCGCGCTGCTCGCACAGGAAGGCGCCTGCCGAGGTGACCACCTGGTAGCGGTCGGCGGCGGTCTCGCCGTCCCACCAGCGTCCGGTGTGGCGCCACGGGCCCGCCCAGCCGAGGACCGGCTCCCACCGGCTGCCCAGTCGAACCCGCACCGGGAACCCGTCCTCCCATTCGATCTCGAACGGCCGCGGCTCCGGCGGCACCAGCACCGGGGTCGGTTCGGGCAGCCGTCCCGGCCAGGGGGCGTCGGGGTCCCGGGGCGGCTCGTCCGGCTCCTCCCCCCAGCGATACCAGTGGGCCCGCTCCCCCGGGTCCCGACCTCCCTGCGGCATCGCCATGAGCACCGCATCGGGACCCACCAGCCCCTGCGCCCGGCTGAGCGCCCGGCTGGCATCGGCCTCGGAGGCGGCGTCCTCCCCGAGCAGCAGCTGACGGCCCCGGTCGGAGACGTCGGCGGGGACCACCCGCATGCGCACGATGCCGCCGGGGACCCCGCCCGACTCGACCCAGGCGCGGATCTGCCAGCGGATGCGCTCGGCCAGGTCCACCTCGCTGAAGGCATGGGTGCTGCGCCAGGTGCGGGCACGCGCCGTTCCATCGGCCGCCTCGGCTTCGACATCCACCCGATGCGGCAGCCCACCGCTCGGAGCCATTGCCTCGAGTAGCCGGGCCGCCAGCGCTCGGGCGGCGAAGGCGGAGCGCTCCAGGTCGTCGAGCGGCGGGTCGTAGTCGTCTTCGACCAGCACCGCATCGACGATACGCCGCGGCGTCACCACCCGATCCTCCCCCGAGGCGATGCGATGGGCGTCGAGTCCGGCGTGCCCGAACCGGCTGGCCACGGCGTCGCGGGGCAGAGCGGCCAGATCGCCGAGGGTGCTCACCCCCAGCCAGCGGAAGGTGTCGATCAACTCGTCGACCCCGAGGGTGGCGATGTCCAGTCCGGCGATGAAGGCGGCGGTGTCGGCGACGATCAGCGGTCCGTCCGCAGCGTGCTCGGCGGCCATGCGGGCGGCGAACGGTCCGTCGGCGACGCCGATGCGGCAGCCGGATCCGGCCACCGCGGCGATCGCCGCCGACAGCCGGTCGACCAGCGGTCCCTCACCGCCGTAGTAGCGGGCGGCCCCGGCAGTCGGCAGGTACACCATGCCCGGTGCGGCGATCTCGAGGCGGGGAACCAGGTCTTCGACGGACCGCACCACCGGTTCGAAGGCGACCGTCTCCGCCCCCGGGTCGGAGATCAGCGTCACCACCGTGGGACACAGCGCCTCGGCTTGGCGACGCCGCATCCCCGCCCGCACTCCGGCGCGCCGGGCATCGGCCGAGGCGGCGATCACCGTCGCCGAGGCGTCGACGACCTGGCAGGGCCTATCCGACGGCGCGTCCGGCCGGCGCAGCGGCCAGTCGGGGAACCAGGCGCACAGGACGCGTGCCATCGTCCACCACCTCCATCGTCCGTTCGATGCCCTGCACCCCCTTGCCCGACGCCCGCAGAGTGAGCCGCCGCTGGAGGAGCGCACCGTGACCCCGGTCGACCCCCTCCCAACGCACCCCCGCCGACTCCAATCGCAGGTGGAGGACACCGACCGGCAGGTCGCCGGAGACCGGGTGCAGGATCAGAGATGACCGCCGGGCCCGGGTCAGCGCACCGAGCCGACGCAGGTCGGCGTCGCCGATCCCGGCCGGCACCTCGGCGTAGACCACCGGGAAGCCTTCGACCAACGCCGCCGCCACCTTCGGCCAGGTGTGACGGTCGGGGCAGCGCACCACGATGAGCCGCTGCGGATCCACCCCCACCTCCCAGGCCGCCACCGGGCACAGCCACCCACGCACGTCGAGCACCGACACCATTCCCACCCGGGACGGCTCGGCGAGCAGGCTCAGTCCGAGGCGGGTGAGCCCGGCCCCGGGTGACCCGACGAACCCGAGCACCCGACCCGGTTCCGCCTCCAGCGTGAACGGCGCGCCAAAGTCGTCGAAAGGGACGCTCCCAGCGTCAGCGACGAGAGGCACCGGTTCCAAGGGCCGTACATGGTAACCGAACATATGTTCGATTACCATAAGAGTGGCGAAGGCCTCGCGACGCGTCAGCCCTCCCTCTCCGTCACCGGCCTACGGCCGCTGCCACCTCCCCCTACGGGGGAGGAAAGTCTGAGCACACAGACTCTCTCCCCCCGAAGGGGGGAGTACCGCCGAAGGCGGGGAGGGGGGAGCCCAAACCCTACGCAGACCTTGCCGCGCGGTCTCCTACCCGACCAGCTCGGCACCACTCGCCCGGGCGAGCCGGGCGTCAGTGGTGACCAGGGTCGCATTGAGCTGCTCGGCGAGGGCCACGTAGAGGGCGTCGGCGAGCCGCACGTTCTCCCTCAGAGCCCAGGCCGAACCCAGGAGATCCCCCACAGGGTGTCGCACGATCGGCCGGCCGGCGAGTGACGCGAGCTCGCGACGCGCGATCCGGGCGTCCAGATCGCCAGCCCGATACAGCCGGCCAAATGCGGACAGGACCTCAGCGTCGGCGTGAGCCGGTGTGTGCACCGTCGAGTGCTGGAGCCTCACGGCGACGGCGTACCCCTTCGTCGTGTCCAGCAGGAGATCCACGAGGGCCGAGGCATCGACGACGAGCGCCTCAGGCACCCTTGGCCTCACGTTCGGCTCGCATCCGCTCGAGCAGTTCGTCCCAGTGCGGGCGATCAAGTCCCTCGATCTCGTCCTTCGCCCCTTGGAGTGCCTCTTCTATCGCCCGCGGGTCGATGTCGCTGCGGGGGCGGGACATCTGCTCCTCCAACCACTCGTTCACCTGCTGCACCTGCAGCGCCGATCGCACGGCCTCCTGTGTGAGAGCAGACACGTTGAGGCTGGCGGCCTTCGCCTGTTCGGCGAGTTCGTCTGGTAGATACACGTTCACCCTTGCCATGCGCATACTATACACACTTTCTCCCCCCGTAGGGGGGAGTCCCGGAGGGAGCGCAGCGACCGGAGGGGAGGGGGGAGGGCGATCACTACGCAGACCCTGCCGCGCGACTGACTACCCCACCATCGGGCATGAATCAACCCCCTCGCGTTGCCCCACACCAATGACAGAATCCCATCCGTGCCGGACATGAACCACAGATGACCTTCGATCGCCGCGCCCGTTTCCAGTCGATCGCCGACGAGGTCTTCGAACCCCTCCAGCGGTTCCTGCGTCGGCGCGCCATCGAAGCCGACGCCGACGAGGCCTTCAGCGAGACCCTCCTGGTGTTGTGGCGGCGGCTCGACGACGTCCCCGACGGCGCCGCACTCCCCTGGGCCTACGGCGTCGCCCGCCGGGTGCTGGCCAACCAGCAGCGGGGCTCCCGCCGCCGCCAGGCCCTCCAGGACCGCCTCACCGTCTACGCCACCCCACAGCCCACCGGCGATCCCACCGATGGCTTCGAGCACCCGGAGGTCGCCGACGCTCTCGACCGACTCCCCAAGGCCGACCGCGAGGTGTTGGTGCTGTGGGCCTGGGAGGACCTCGAACCCCGCGACATTGCCGTCGTCCTCGGCACCACGGTGAATGCCGCCACGCTGCGCCTCAGCCGCGCCCGCAAAAAGATCGCCCGACTCCTACGACAGGATCAGACCTCCCCCGGACATCTACCGGTTGACAGGCACATCGAGGAGCAGTCATGACCGATGAGATCAGGAACCGGATACGGAACCTGGATCCGATGCACCCCGGCGTGCCCACCGAACCGATGACGACGCCGTCGTCACGAGAGCTACTGGAGAGCATCATGTCCACCCCCACAATCGAACGACCCCAGTTGGCCGCCAGGCCCCGTCGGGTCTGGTACGCCACGGCGGCGGCAGCCCTGGTCGGCGCCATCGCCGTCGGCGTCATCCTCAACACCAACGACCCGGCACCGAGCGCGGCGGCCCCGCTGGAGCTCGGCCTGGGTGAGGGCGGTGCCATGCAGTCATGCATGGCCGTCACCGCCGACATCCTGCGCGACATGTCACCTGCCCTGCTCGGCACCGCCACTGCGGTGGAGGGTGAAAAGGTGACCCTGAGTATCGACCGCTGGTATGCCGGCGAGACCGACGCCACCGAGGTGGTGCTGCACGCCCCGGCGGGCCTGCAGGCCCTGATCGGCGGCATCGACTTCCAGGTTGGCCAGCAGTACTTCGTCACCGCCACCGACGGTGTCGTCAACTACTGCGGCTACACGGACGCCTACAGCCCAACCCTCGAAGCCATCTTCGAGGAGGCATTCGGCGCCTGACAGTCACCCACGCAAGCGAACGGGCCCCCGTCCCCCCGGGGGCCCGTTCGCGTGGTGCCCTCTCTCCCCCCAAAGGGGGGAGTACCGCCAAAGGCGGGGAGGGTGGAGGCCAAACCCCAAGCAGAGCCGCGCCCACAAACTCTCTCCCCCCGAAGGGGGGAGTACCGCCGAAGGCGGGGAGGGGGGAGGGCAAGCCCTACGTGGGCCTCGTGGCGCGTCTGGCACAGCGCGCCGCCCTTCGACACCACGCCCCGACCGCATACGATGACCGCCTGAGCGCCGACCGACCCATCGCTGACGAGATCGCGGCCCTCGACGGACTCCTCACCGGCGGGGACCTCCGCGGGGCGTACGCCTCATTGCACGGGCTGCGTGGCCGTTACCGGGATCGTCCCGCCGACTTCTCCGACGCCCAGGTGCAAGAGCTCCGCGACATGGTCGAGCGGTCGCAGGCGATCCTCGACACCGCCCTCCACGACACCTTCGGGTTCTCGTCGTTCCGCATCGGG
The Acidimicrobiia bacterium DNA segment above includes these coding regions:
- a CDS encoding DNA polymerase Y family protein encodes the protein MARVLCAWFPDWPLRRPDAPSDRPCQVVDASATVIAASADARRAGVRAGMRRRQAEALCPTVVTLISDPGAETVAFEPVVRSVEDLVPRLEIAAPGMVYLPTAGAARYYGGEGPLVDRLSAAIAAVAGSGCRIGVADGPFAARMAAEHAADGPLIVADTAAFIAGLDIATLGVDELIDTFRWLGVSTLGDLAALPRDAVASRFGHAGLDAHRIASGEDRVVTPRRIVDAVLVEDDYDPPLDDLERSAFAARALAARLLEAMAPSGGLPHRVDVEAEAADGTARARTWRSTHAFSEVDLAERIRWQIRAWVESGGVPGGIVRMRVVPADVSDRGRQLLLGEDAASEADASRALSRAQGLVGPDAVLMAMPQGGRDPGERAHWYRWGEEPDEPPRDPDAPWPGRLPEPTPVLVPPEPRPFEIEWEDGFPVRVRLGSRWEPVLGWAGPWRHTGRWWDGETAADRYQVVTSAGAFLCEQRDGRSWLVGVYD
- a CDS encoding sigma-70 family RNA polymerase sigma factor; translated protein: MTFDRRARFQSIADEVFEPLQRFLRRRAIEADADEAFSETLLVLWRRLDDVPDGAALPWAYGVARRVLANQQRGSRRRQALQDRLTVYATPQPTGDPTDGFEHPEVADALDRLPKADREVLVLWAWEDLEPRDIAVVLGTTVNAATLRLSRARKKIARLLRQDQTSPGHLPVDRHIEEQS
- a CDS encoding enoyl-CoA hydratase-related protein, with product MADILSTVADQVATITMNRPERRNAFTVEMFDLLGDHLLAAAEDPEVRCIVLTGSGDAFSSGLDLAEAAQQVDRLDRIAFTFDARRSPAVILQEIEVPVIAAINGPAAGYAVGMAINADIRVMARTARLVPATKRNLLPESGDTWLLPRLVGWEQAARFYFLGEDMTGEQALAAGVVSELADDSDATKARAAELAGQIAAMPPQAIRAAKRLMRAGRTDDYGEHVHRALLQLIPMFKTKDFSEAVSAFFEKRDPHFTGE
- a CDS encoding type II toxin-antitoxin system VapC family toxin, whose amino-acid sequence is MPEALVVDASALVDLLLDTTKGYAVAVRLQHSTVHTPAHADAEVLSAFGRLYRAGDLDARIARRELASLAGRPIVRHPVGDLLGSAWALRENVRLADALYVALAEQLNATLVTTDARLARASGAELVG
- a CDS encoding PIN domain-containing protein, whose translation is MIGGSALAARPVVVDVNVLVSAVVAGTDSFQSWPSPPPVRGNRDAQVIGVLNDAREFALFTSEHILSNVVRVLTGAPPDGYGWEVSRAAEYVQVLGEIAMASGGGVVVPGTVVTDSRDHEDNRILECAAAAGAIMIVSNDQDLLELSPWRGTPVITSEEFIGRVDAMRRSSRRRR
- a CDS encoding lysophospholipid acyltransferase family protein gives rise to the protein MLRFLRAARDAVRTAFALAVVGVITIILGTFVIVLASFSPNSRIIRPTMRLWGFVFMKVCGVGWEVEGMGHLEKGRSYVLVSNHQSNLDPPFHIAVFSEKLSVRFLAKAELFKIPLFAQAMRRIGIVETDRAAHAAAHRKINRQVGVVVERGLSLVIYPEGTRSRDGSVRPLKKGAFRIAIDNKMPVVPIATVGLHKAWEPGKKLIRGGRARMVIHESIPTASMTSADIDALRDRVGAVIADTHARLNA
- a CDS encoding type II toxin-antitoxin system CcdA family antitoxin; this encodes MARVNVYLPDELAEQAKAASLNVSALTQEAVRSALQVQQVNEWLEEQMSRPRSDIDPRAIEEALQGAKDEIEGLDRPHWDELLERMRAEREAKGA